Proteins from one Cyprinus carpio isolate SPL01 chromosome B15, ASM1834038v1, whole genome shotgun sequence genomic window:
- the si:dkey-243k1.3 gene encoding endonuclease domain-containing 1 protein-like, whose protein sequence is MEVSFIVCVLTGMFLGSADGHVVANFWDSPDCIKFFYKEKVPDLGASLPDVVRLCQRFLNTYHFTTLYNTYYRTAVYSAYIFQPSNGGGRENRWFVEPQLVNPSWSSEMEDGYKLSQQNPDIYLGEKQALNEDYTNSGFDRGHLNPNGHHAVPSRNATFTLTNVVPQNPTLNQNAWNKHESKLTSLFNANCHQAYVLVGAIPSSNNWIIKNSVKRVNIPEYIWNAYCCVNQNGRPILSGAATALNTELNVVVERTLDEMVDFLQQFSDAPVNELFSGQCKP, encoded by the exons ATGGAGGTTTCTTTCATTGTGTGTGTCCTCACTGGCATGTTCCTGGGCTCTGCAGATGGACATGTGGTGGCTAATTTCTGGGATTCACCTGATTGCATTAAATTCTTCTATAAGGAGAAAGTTCCAGATTTGGGCGCTTCCCTGCCGGATGTGGTCCGTTTATGTCAGCGCTTCCTAAACACGTATCACTTCACCACACTGTACAACACATACTACCGCACAGCTGTCTATTCTGCTTACATATTTCAACCAAGCAACGGTGGAGGCAGAGAGAACCGCTGGTTTGTAGAGCCACAG TTGGTGAATCCCTCATGGTCCAGTGAAATGGAAGATGGGTATAAGCTGTCGCAGCAGAACCCAGACATCTATTTGGGAGAAAAACAGGCTCTGAATGAAGACTACACAAACTCAGGATTTGACCGTGGTCACTTGAACCCCAATGGACATCATGCAG TTCCAAGTCGTAATGCCACCTTTACCCTGACCAATGTGGTGCCTCAAAACCCAACGCTGAATCAGAACGCTTGGAACAAACACGAGTCTAAACTCACCAGCTTGTTCAATGCCAACTGTCATCAGGCTTATGTATTGGTTGGTGCAATTCCTTCCTCTAACAACTGGATCATCAAGAACAGTGTCAAAAGAGTCAACATCCCAGAGTACATCTGGAACGCTTACTGCTGCGTCAATCAAAATGGCCGTCCCATCCTAAGTGGTGCTGCAACTGCCCTAAACACAGAGCTGAATGTTGTTGTAGAACGCACCTTAGATGAGATGGTCGACTTCCTTCAACAATTTTCTGATGCACCGGTGAATGAGCTGTTCAGCGGCCAATGCAAACCTTAG
- the zgc:162193 gene encoding TRPM8 channel-associated factor homolog: MACEQDYYTIMYGLQELDFEGGKAVPSDLVLIGEHAFPLAMNPRGQVLMAASRYGEGRVVVLGHEQYLTHFPGLIENALMWLMPCTGDAGIVGIQKSLCSVAENLKYCPIKTELGDFRNGLAIYITDAYSVENCAKDLIAFIKAGGGLIIAGQAWSWAAAHPQENTIRNFPGNKVSSVAGIYFSEHEGEIGIFPVPRSIPSSWLAVSIGKDFKDDLQFLLEGVSEFDVQGGAIASEVMVHGPLAFPIAVTPAGKAFIAGAYYGQGRVILVSHEGFMGRESLSTFMINAIKWLDEGRNGVIGILPSLQAAHTVLSKSGLDCQLTGFKEDLSVYVCTSYSDAQCAEIQEFVAEGGGLMIGGHAWYWAQTHCGCNVMTDYPGNHILNKMGLCLLGSTLGGGLYKAPEIEHSCKDGYHFRSMLHRFAEHVSLGQELTNQEQSCLKQLGNDCASYLRMRSHDSAAYTSMVGLLSDIVKEVGVPQVCSNCPVQSAKDHLMLHVGTEVYKVSPDPDALLPYIIKDRPNMPTVSNARVRITANTGACEEWISTGLYLSPGMKTYIAVPPEIVGKNWQVQLGCQTDNIGGSDVLKRAPVVHERFPLGTEMVQVCNLWGGLIYLIAPPQSKVDGAEIVVQISVQAPYFKSGETSVADWVDRIRQAPAPWAELEFENIIMTLESEYIRNLDRPDEVAKLWDTIMRSIADLAAKPAKFPRKERFVADVQISHGFMHAGYPIMMHSTSAPGLVNVQEAYKSGMWGSIHELGHNQQCRVWEFPPHTTECTCNLWSVYIHEEVLGLNRSNAHPAMTLENRQARTKMYCSGGKDLKSWSMWTALETYMQLQEKFGWDAFKKVFTAYHDMKGVPNDNAAKMNLYAETFSKVVNLNLCPFFIAWGWPIQPSTQEKISHLPEWNDHPMVQYA, from the exons ATGGCATGTGAACAAGACTACTACACTATCATGTATGGGCTGCAGGAGCTTGATTTTGAAGGGGGAAAAGCAGTGCCCAGTGATCTTGTACTAATAGGTGAACATGCCTTTCCACTTGCCATGAATCCAAGAGGTCAGGTTCTGATGGCTGCATCTCGTTATGGTGAGGGACGTGTGGTGGTGTTGGGACATGAGCAATACCTAACACACTTCCCTGGCCTGATAGAGAATGCCCTTATGTGGCTCATGCCATGTACTGGTGATGCTGGCATTGTAGGGATTCAGAAGAGTTTATGTTCAGTAGCTGAAAACTTGAAATACTGCCCTATCAAGACAGAGCTAGGAGACTTTCGGAATGGATTAGCTATATATATCACAGATGCTTACAGTGTTGAGAACTGTGCAAAGGATCTGATAGCTTTCATCAAAGCTGGGGGTGGCTTGATCATTGCTGGCCAGGCCTGGAGTTGGGCTGCTGCCCACCCGCAAGAAAACACTATAAGGAACTTCCCAGGAAACAAAGTTTCCAGTGTTGCAGGAATTTACTTCTCAGAACACGAAGGAGAAATTGGCATCTTTCCTGTTCCAAGAAGCATCCCTTCTAGTTGGCTTGCTGTATC TATAGGCAAGGACTTTAAAGATGACCTACAGTTCCTGCTAGAAGGTGTGTCTGAATTTGATGTCCAAGGTGGGGCTATAGCATCTGAAGTGATGGTGCACGGACCATTAGCATTTCCTATTGCAGTCACTCCAGCTGGAAAAGCATTCATTGCTGGTGCCTATTATGGGCAAGGCCGCGTAATCTTGGTATCCCATGAAGGCTTCATGGGACGGGAATCTCTGTCCACTTTCATGATCAACGCTATCAAGTGGCTTGACGAGGGTCGCAACGGTGTAATTGGGATTCTACCCAGCCTACAGGCAGCCCACACAGTACTGAGCAAATCTGGTTTAGATTGCCAATTGACTGGTTTTAAAGAAGATCTAAGTGTCTACGTTTGCACTTCATACAGTGATGCCCAGTGTGCAGAGATCCAAGAATTTGTTGCTGAAGGTGGTGGTCTTATGATTGGGGGTCATGCCTGGTACTGGGCCCAGACCCACTGCGGCTGCAATGTCATGACTGATTATCCAGGAAATCACATTCTTAATAAGATGGGATTGTGTCTCTTGGGCAGCACCTTGGGTGGAGGGTTATACAAAGCCCCAGAAATTGAGCATAGTTGTAAAGATGGATACCACTTTCGTAGCATGCTGCATCGGTTTGCAGAACATGTAAGCCTGGGGCAAGAACTGACTAATCAAGAACAGAGCTGCTTGAAACAGCTGGGCAACGACTGTGCCAGTTACCTTCGCATGCGATCTCATGACAGTGCTGCCTATACTTCAATGGTAGGTCTTCTTAGTGACATAGTGAAGGAGGTAGGTGTTCCACAAGTGTGTAGCAACTGCCCTGTTCAAAGTGCCAAGGACCACCTGATGCTACATGTTGGGACTGAGGTGTACAAGGTGTCACCCGATCCTGATGCCCTTCTTCCATACATCATTAAGGACAGACCTAATATGCCAACTGTGTCTAATGCAAGAGTTCGGATCACTGCCAACACTGGAG CTTGTGAAGAATGGATAAGCACAGGGTTATATCTTTCTCCTGGTATGAAGACGTACATAGCAGTACCTCCAGAGATCGTTGGGAAAAACTGGCAG GTGCAGCTTGGTTGCCAAACAGATAATATTGGTGGATCAGATGTTCTGAAACGGGCTCCTGTGGTCCATGAGCGGTTCCCTTTGGGCACAGAGATGGTCCAAGTCTGCAATCTATGGGGAGGGCTCATCTACCTAATAGCACCTCCTCAAAGCAAAGTGGATGGGGCGGAAATTGTCGTGCAGATCTCAGTACAGGCTCCATACTTCAAGTCTG GAGAGACTAGTGTAGCTGACTGGGTGGACAGGATCCGTCAGGCACCCGCCCCCTGGGCGGAGCTTGAGTTTGAGAACATCATCATGACATTAGAATCAGAATATATAAGGAATCTGGACCGCCCTGACGAGGTGGCTAAACTTTGGGACACGATAATGAGAAGCATAGCTGACCTGGCAGCAAAGCCTGCCAAGTTCCCCCGCAAGGAGCGGTTTGTTGCAGATGTTCAGATCTCTCATG GTTTCATGCATGCTGGATATCCTATCATGATGCACTCCACCTCTGCCCCAGGTCTAGTAAATGTACAGGAAGCCTATAAAAGTGGTATGTGGGGATCCATTCACGAGCTGGGTCATAACCAACAGTGTAGAGTTTGGGAGTTCCCTCCACACACCACTGAGTGCACTTGCAACCTGTGGTCAGTGTACATACATGAGGAAGTGCTGGGCTTAAATAGGTCAAATGCTCATCCAGCCATGACTCTAGAAAACCGTCAGGCTCGTACCAAGATGTATTGCAGTGGCGGTAAGGATTTAAAAAGCTGGAGTATGTGGACAGCACTCGAGACATACATGCAG CTTCAGGAAAAATTTGGCTGGGATGCTTTCAAGAAAGTTTTTACTGCCTACCATGATATGAAGGGAGTGCCAAATGACAATGCAGCCAAGATGAATCTATATGCTGAGACCTTCTCCAAGGTGGTCAACCTGAATCTTTGCCCTTTTTTCATAGCGTGGGGTTGGCCCATTCAGCCCAGCACACAAGAGAAGATCTCTCATCTCCCTGAATGGAATGACCATCCTATGGTCCAGTATGCCTAG